ACATGATCATGCCTTTAGGGTTTGAGAGTTTTAAAGAAGCCTTAAGAGCGAGCGCGGAAGTCTATCACACGCTTAAAAAACTTTTAGATGAAAACAATCAGTTCACAAGCGTGGGCGATGAGGGGGGTTTTGCACCTAATTTTAACAACAATGTAGAACCCCTTGAAGTCATTTCTCAAGCCATTGAAAAAGCTGGCTATAAATTAGGCGAAGAAATAGCACTCGCTTTAGATGTAGCGAGCAGCGAATTGGTGGATGAAAATTTCAATTACCATTTAAAGGGTGAAAACAAGATTCTAGATTCGCATGAATTAGTGGCTTATTATAAGAAATTGGTGGCAAAATACCCAATTGTATCCATTGAAGATGGTTTGAGCGAAGACGATTGGGAGGGTTGGGCGTTTTTAAGCAAGGAATTAGGGCGTCAAATCCAATTAGTGGGCGATGATTTGTTTGTAACGAACACGAGCATCTTGCAAAAAGGCATTGAAAAAAACATTGCGAACGCCATTTTAATCAAACCCAATCAAATCGGCACCATTAGTGAGACTTTAGAGACCATAAGATTAGCCAAACACCATGCCTATCAATGCGTGATGAGTCATAGAAGTGGGGAGAGTGAGGACAGCTTTATCGCTGATTTTGCTGTCGCACTCAATACGGGAGAAATCAAAACCGGATCCACCGCAAGGAGTGAAAGGACCGCTAAATACAACCGCCTTTTAGAGATTGAGCATGAATTAAAAGGGGGGATTTATATCGGTAAAGAGTTGTTTAAGCATGGCTGATGGCCTTTTTGAAAACGATAAAATCAAAGACAACAAAGCACGAGATTTTTTCTATAGCCACAGTTCCCTTATCGTCTTTTTCCTTTTACTGCTTGGGTTTGGGTATTATTTAGGGAAGTTGCTTTTTGGTGGTTCTTCTTTAGAAGTTTATTTGGATTTAAGAGACAAGCATGAACGATTACAACAAGAAATCACCGAATTGCAAAGCAAGAATGTGCACTTGCAAAAGCGTTTGTTTGAGTTGAAGGAATTACGGCCTAGAGATTAGATTTAAGGAAAATGATAGTGTTAAAAAAGATGATAGGTTTGGTGGTAGTTTTAAGCGTTTTGTTGGCTAGAGACAACCCTTTTGAGCCTGAAATCAATT
This region of Helicobacter pylori genomic DNA includes:
- the eno gene encoding phosphopyruvate hydratase; amino-acid sequence: MLTIKDIHALEVMDSRGNPTIQASVILSDNTKASAIVPSGASTGKREALELRDNDKTRFLGKGVLRACENVNSVIKHHLIGLEAINQAFVDERLRALDGTPNYANLGANAVLGVSMALARASAKALNLPLYRYLGGANALTLPVPMLNIINGGTHANNSIDFQEYMIMPLGFESFKEALRASAEVYHTLKKLLDENNQFTSVGDEGGFAPNFNNNVEPLEVISQAIEKAGYKLGEEIALALDVASSELVDENFNYHLKGENKILDSHELVAYYKKLVAKYPIVSIEDGLSEDDWEGWAFLSKELGRQIQLVGDDLFVTNTSILQKGIEKNIANAILIKPNQIGTISETLETIRLAKHHAYQCVMSHRSGESEDSFIADFAVALNTGEIKTGSTARSERTAKYNRLLEIEHELKGGIYIGKELFKHG